In Candidatus Hydrogenedentota bacterium, the sequence CAACATTGCCGAACCAACCGGCCAGAAAAATGGCTGGTGAGATATCCGGGTTAGCGCGCTGGCGTTCAACCGGACGGATGAGTCCGTGGCGGCGCTGAAGAAACTCCTCGACGAGCCAGATGACCCTTCCGGAATATCAGGTGAAATGACCATCCGCCGGGTGACGGAGGATGCCATTCGTTCCGCCTATGAGCATGCGGCCTATGGAGGCTCCACAAGGGGACGTCCCCTGCGCAAGGACGACTTCGGTCCTGAATTCCAGCAAAAGAGGGACACCTCCACCATGCAGAACGTTAATCTTGGCCCGCCCACGGGTGGACAAACCCAATAAACCGCGCAGAAGACCCGACAGGCTGTGTTTTGGTGCGGGTATCCGTCCCATCCGTCCCATCCCCACGCCGCGACACCGCGACCAAAGGGATTGTAACCCGATTCGGGGCTGTGCTAGCATAAATGGGTGACACACCAAGCGAGGGTTGAACCATGAAAAAGTACTGGGTCGTCTGTGTTTGTTTTCTGCTGGCCTTGTCCTTCATGACCGGCTGCAAGCCTGAACCCCCGCCGCCCCCGCCCGAGGACCTCCCCCCCCCGCCGCCGAGTCCCGAGGAGCACTACAACACCATGAAGGGCAGCATGGGCCAGCTTTTCGGTGACGGCGGAATCACCCCCGAGGAGGGCGCCGCCCTGGTGTCCGCGTTCAACGGCACCAAGATGCAGATGGCCGCGTCCGACAACGGCCGCATCGCGCTGGGCATGCTCCAGCGGGACATCGAGGACACCATGCGGAAAAGCCGGGAAAACTCCCGGTGGAACAAGGTGAAGGTCTGCTGCGAACTGTACAAGATTCTTCAGCCGGGCAGCGACCGCTACGCCAAGTTGGAGCGGGACGCCGAACTGATGATGGCGCGGCCCCAGGTGCTGGTGACGGGCTTTGTCAAGTCGGGCAACGACATCTACGCCTTCATCGAGACGACCAACCCCCAAACGAAAGAGAAGACCACCTTCAAGATTCGCGAGGGTGAGGAGTTTTACCAGCCCGCCACGCTCGGCTCGCAGCCCAACACCACCAACCTGCTCCGCCTGGTACGCATCATCGGCGACCAGCAGTCGGTAGAGCTGGAATACAAGCCGGTCAACTTCCTGTGGGAGGCCCCCGGCCCAAGGAAACGGCAGGGCTGAGCAAGCCTGAAACCCGTCCCGGAGCGGAACAGTGATGGGCAGGAACCAATGGGCATGGGCCGCCGGGGCCGCCGTGGTGGTCATGGCCGCCGCGGCCTATGTGAACACCCTGGACGGGGAATGGGTCTGGGACGACATCTCCTCGGTGCTCCTGCACCGGCATGTGCAGGACCCCGCCAAACTCGGCCAGTTGTTCCGCGAGGACCAGCACGCCTTCGGCAGGGGCCAGGGCAACTTCTACCGCCCCCTGGTGGCCGCGTCGTTCATGCTCGACTACGCCCTTTCGGGCGGCCCGTCACCGGCGGAGATTGAGGCGTCGGGGCGCGCCTACCCGGAGCTATCCCCCCTCGTCTTTCACCTGACCAACCTGCTCTGGCACGCCGCGGCCGCGATGCTGCTCTTCATGCTGCTCGCGCGCCTGGCCGCGCCGCCCGCCGCGGCGGCCGCCGCCGCGATGCTCTTCGCCGTCCACCCCCTGCACACCGAGGCCGTCGCCTACATCAGCGGACGGGCCGACATGATGTCCGCCGCGCTCATGTTCGCCGCGCTCAACCTGTCCCTCCCCGGCGGCGCCGGGGCGCGCCGCGTCGTCTCCCTGGCCGCCGGACTGCTGTGCTTTGCCGCAGCCCTTTGCAGCAAGGAGTCCAGCCTCATCTATCCCGTCCTGCTGGCCGTGGCCCTCGGCGCGGCCTGGGCGGGGCGGGACCGAACCGAAACGGATGGCCAAAGCGGCGTGGTCGGGGCCGCCCTCCGGCATTTCCTCCCCCTCGCCGGGGCCGTGCTGGTCCTGTGCGGCTATGTGGCCCTGCGCGCCACGGTGCTGCGCTTTGCGCCCACTGGCGGCGGCGCCGCCGCGCCCCTGGGCCAGCGCCTGGTGGAGACCTGCCAGTCCTTCGCCCTGTACATGCGCATGCTCTTCTGGCCCGCCGGCCTGCACATGGAGCGCACCCTGGCCGGTGTCCCGCGCTGGACCGCCGCCGTCGGTGCCCTCCTCCTGCTTGCCCTGGCGGCCGGCGTCCTTCTCGCGGCGCGGGCGCGCCGCTGGCGCGTCGCCGGGGGCATTGTCTGGTTCATCGCCGCATGGCTCCCCATCTCCGGCGTCTTCCCCATCAACGCCCCCCTCGCCGAGCACTGGATGTACGTGCCCATGGCGGGGTTCTGGTGGGCGCTCATGGAACTGCTCGCGGAGACCCGCGCCGGGAAACCGGGCATGGCCGCGCCCCTGGCCGCGGCCTGCGCGGGCCTCATTGTGTTCCTGCCCATGACCGTGGCGCGCAATGCCGACTGGCACGACAACGAGCGGCTTTTCCGCGCCACCCTGGACATGAACCCCGCCTCCGTGCGCGTCCATTACAACCTGGCCGTGACCTACGGGGACATCCTCCACAACCCCGCCGGAGCCCGCCGCCACTACGAGGCGGTGCTGCGCCTGCAGGGGCAGGACCGGCCCGGCGCGGCCCCCGCGGCCACGGTGTATGTGGACGAGGCGGAACTGCGGCTCTCCCTGGGCCGGGCGCTCGAGGAAAGCGGGGATTATCAGGCGGCCGCGGAACACTACCGGCGGGTGCTGGGGCGCAAGAGCGGCGCGGCGGACGAGGTGGGCCTCGCGGCGCTTGGACTGGGCCGCTGCCTGCTGGCGCAGGGAGACTGGTCCGGCGCGGTGGGCGTGCTTGAGCAGCTTGCCTCGCGCGACCCCGCCGCGCTTCCCGAAGTGGAGCGCCTGCTGGGTCCAGCCCCCTTTTCAGAAGACTTCTGACCCGGCAAAGAGGCGTGGCCGCGGGTCCCCGCCTCCCGGTCGCGGCCTTTCTTGGTTGCGGCGGACGGCGCGCCCCCTATATGATGAAAACACGGCGGCGCCGGAAGTGATGGCGGCCGCCGCGTTCTCCAACACGGAAGGAGCGTTCCGGGCATGCTGAAGCAGCGTCTTACCCATCCCGACATTCTGGAGGCCCTCGCCGCGGCGGGGCACGGCTCGAAAGTCCTCATTGCCGACGGCAATTACCCGGCAAGCACCATGCTCGGAGAAAACGCCGCGCTGGTGTACCTCAACCTGGCCCCGGGCATGCCCGCCGTCACCGACGTGCTCAAGGTGCTGCTCTCGGCCATCCCCGTGGAGGACGCCGCCGTGATGGAGCCCGCAGACGGCCCGGAACCCGCCATTTTCAACGAATTCCGCAGGCTCCTCCCGGACACCCCCCTCACGCACCATGACCGGTTCACCTTTTACGAGGAGGCCTCCGGCCCGGACACATGCCTGCAAATTGTCACCGGGGAACAGCGCATCTACGCCAATATACTCTTGACAATCGGCGTGGTGATGCCCTGACGCGCCGGTGTTCGGGCTTTCCAGATAATCGCATCTTTGCGGGAAGGGCCCGGTGCCGCGCAATGGCCGGTGCGGCGGCGTATTCCGGCCCGGCGGAGGCGGTCATGCGGCCCTTTTTGGGGTGCAAAAAAACTTGTTTTTTGCCAAGAGATTTCTTGACACTTTTCGCCGCCCGTGCTAGAATGCTACCCGTAGCCCAAAGGGCGGCAGGAGAAAACCACTCGAACGGAGGTAGGTCTAATGGCCGATGACAACCTGTTTGGCGCGGAAACCCCGGAAGAGAAGAAGCGCAAAGACGATTTGGGGAACGAGGGGTCCGGATTGGGGAACCTGCCCCCACTGAGCGATTTTGACTCGGGCGGCGGGCTTGAGGCGGACATCGAGCTTCCGCCCCTGGGCAGTTTTGAGTCCCATGAATCGGGCGGCGGCCTTCCCCCCGTGGGCGACATTCCGCTGGAAACGCCGAACCCCGCCGGCGGCAACATCAAAGCCCCCCCGCCGGGTTTCGAGTCTTCCGGCTTGGACTCCGGCCAAACCTCCTCGTTTGGCCTCGGACGCGGCGGCACCGGGTTCCAGGACCTCGCCGCGGACAGCGACTTCTCGCCCGAAACCCCGGACATCGGCCCCGGTCCCGACTCCAATCTGGACACCCCGATTTTTGACAGCGCCTTCGGCCCGTCCGACTCGAATTTCTCGTTCGGCAGCCAAACCCCCGCACCCACCCAGGCCATGGAGACGCCCGTTTTCGGCGACGCCGATTTTGGCGGCGGCGCGGGCGCGGCCATCGGCGGCGCGGCCATCGGCGGCGCGGCGGCGGGCGGCTTCGGCACGCCGCCCACAGGCACCCCCATGCCCGACTTCGGCCCCGACACGGGTTTCGGCGGCGGCGCGGGCATGGACTTTGGCGGCGGCGGCGGCGCGGCCGGCTTCGGCGGGGCCCTGGGCGAGCCCAGCGGCGGCGGCGGGCGCAAGGGCGCCTCTCGCAGCGTGGCCGCCAAGAAGGGCGGCATCAGCCCCATGGTGGTGCTGGTTACCTGGCTGGTGTTCATCCTGGGCGGCCTCCTCGCGCGGCCCTTCCTGGACCAGTATCTGGCCTTCCTCCCCGACGCCCTGCAGAGCCCCCTGAAGCAGCAGGTCGCGGAGAAGGACATGACCATCGCGAGCCTGAACAGCCGCATCGTCGCCCTGCAGAACATCCAGCCAACGGACGGCACCGGCGTGGAGATTTCCGAGGAGCGCCGCATCGAGCTGGAAAAGATCATCACGGAGAAAACCCAGCAGGCGCAGCAGGCCGAAAGCCAGCTTGAGGCCACCACCGCCACCCTCAACGAGCGGCGCAGCCAGCTTGCGGCGGTGGAGCAGGACATCGCGGACAAGAACGAGGAGTTCGCCAACGCGCAGGCCGTCTACGACGACCTGCGCAATGAAACGGCCATTATCCAGGCGCGCCAGCGCGGCCTGGTGGCCGAGGTGGACCGCCTCACGGGCTATGTGGGCGAGCTAGACGAGGCAAACGCCCGCCGCGTCGCCACCAAGGAGGCCCTGGTGCACAACATTGACCGGCTCCTGATTCAGGTGAAGGAGTCCATCCCGCTGGCCCCGCAGAAGTACGAGTACAACGCGCGGATTCAGCAGGTGCAGGCCCTGCGCGACAAGTCGGCGGCCAGCAACTGGGTCTCCCCGGAACTCCAGGAGGAGTACACCTCCCTCTACCTGAAAGAGCTGGAGATGGCCCGCTCCAGCGAGTACTTCTTCGCCAACCTTCCCGTGACCGACGCCCTGGGCACCACCACCTCGAAGTGGGCCGAATGCCTGATGCGCGGCAACTGGGGCGTGTATTACCGGACCCTGGACGGGAAAAACATCGGTGTTTACGAGAACCTGGGCACGGTTGACACGCCCCGGTGGGGGTTCCGCGAGAACCTGCCCGATGACGCCAAGAGCCACATCGAGATGACGGTGATTTCCAACCGCGTGCCGGATTTCCAGAACAAGGTGCAGATGCTGGCGGAGCGCCAGGTCGCCAGCCAGGACGGCACCATCTGGCAGCGCAACTTCGACGCGCTGTAACCGCCACCTGATAACTTGCTGCCGGGCGGGCGGCCCTGACGGGTTGCCCGCCCGGATTCTTATTTAGGGACCGGATACAGCCACCGGTGCGGAGGTGGGCATCTTCTCCGAGTTATGACCATGAACCGCGCCGTTGGCAGTCCCCTCCGACATGGCCAGGGGACTGGCAACGGTTGCGCCAACGGCCAAACGCCATGCCCACAACCCCAATTGCGCAACCGGTGCCTGTACCGAATGAGAAGAAGAAAAGGGCCACAAAAGGCACATAAGTCACAAAAATAATGACGGGGAGGCCGGGTGTACTGTGTTGGAAGAAAGTCCCCCCCCTGCCCCCCGCAAGCAGGGGGGATAAGAATTGTAACGGCCAGGGCAAAGCGGAAGTGCCACAACCCTGCCCCCCGCAAGCAGGGGGAGACTAAGAGGGAGCGCAAGCGAGGGGAGGGGAATGCATTGGCGCAAGACGGTCTGTGGCAAAAAAATCCAGGTACAGCCACCGGTGCGGAGGCGGGCATCTTCTCCGAGTTATGACCATGAACCGCGCCGTTGGCAGTCCCCTCCGACATGGCCAGGGGACTGGCAACGGTTGAATAAAAAGAAACGGGCGGGTGACCCGCAGGGAGTCACCCGCCCGCATTTGTCAGGCGTATTCAGCCTCGCTCAGACCTTGGTGCGCGGCGTGTACTTGGTGTGGAGCAGGTGGTGCGACATCTTGCCGAGGGGCGCGCCGAGGAACTCCTCGTAAAGCTGCTTCACGGCGGGGTTGTCATGGGACTTGCGCATGGGCTTGCCCTCGTCCTCCTGGTAGATGGCGGAGATGCGCGCCCTGCGCACGTCATCGGTGCAGAAACGCGGCTGGCCGCCGCCGCCGATGCATCCGCCCGGACAGGTCATCACCTCGATGAAGTGGTAACTGCACTCGCCCGCTTTCATGCTCTTGATGAGCTTGTCCGCGTTCCCCAGCCCGTGGGCCACGGCCACGTTCACCGTGACGCCGTCTAGGAACTTCCAGTCCTCGACCGGGTCCGTGATGGTGAGCGAGACGTGCTTGATGCCCTCGAGGCCCATGATGGGGGCGACGTGCAGGTTCTCCAGCGGCAGGGGCCGCCCCGTCACGATCTCGTAGGCCGTGCGCAGGGCCGCCTCCATCACGCCGCCCGTGTTGGCGAAGATGTCCGCCGCGCCGCTGGACATGCCCATGGGCGCGTCCATCTCCTCGTCGGGAAGCGCGTTGAAGTCAATGCCCGCCGCCTCGATCATCCGGCCCAGTTCGCGGGTGGTCAGCACGGCGTCCACGTCCTGCACGCCGCTGTCGAACATTTCGGGACGCTGGCACTCGAACTTCTTCGCCGTGCAGGGCATGACGGAGGCGCAGAAAATCTGCTCCGGCTTCTTGCCCAGTTTCTTTGCGTAGTAGGTTTTGGCCAGGGCGCCGAACATCTGCTGGGGCGACTTGCAGGTGCTCAGGTTCGGCAGGATGTCCGGGTGGTAGTACTCGGCGAACTTGATCCAGCCCGGCGAGCAGCTCGTGAACATGGGCAGGGGCACGTCCTCGCCGTCCACCAGCGCCTTTTTCAGGCGGACCAGCAGCTCCGTACCCTCCTCCAGAATGGTGAGGTCGGCGGTGAAGTTGGTGTCGAAGACGCCGTCGAAGCCGAGACGGCGCAGGGCGGCGGTCATCTTGCCGGTGACCAGGGTGCCCGGCTCGTGGCCGAAGCACTCGCCGAGGGCGGCGCGGATGGCCGGGGCCGTCTGCACCACCACATGCGTGTCCGGGTCGTCAATGGCGTCCCAAATCTTCTGGATGTGGGAGTTCTCCGTGATGGCGCCCACGGGGCACACGGCGGCGCACTGGCCGCACTGCACGCAGGGCACGGTGGACAGCTCGCGGGCGAAGGCCGGGCCGATGACGCTGTCAAAGCCGCGGCCCTGGGGAAACAGGGCCCCCACGCCCTGGATGTCGCCGCACACGCTGACACAGCGGCGGCACTTGATGCACTTGCCGTTGTCGCGGACCAGGGCGGGCGTGGACCGGTCCATGCCGGGATTGGTGCGCTCGCCCTCGTAGCGGTTCTCGCGGATGCCCAGCTCGCGGGCCAGGGCCTGCAGCTCGCAGTCCGAGTTCCGGTCGCAGGTGGTGCAGTCGCCCGCATGCTCGGACAGGAGCAGCTCGACGACGGTGCGCCGCGCCTCGCGGACGCGGCGGCTGTTGGTGCGGATGGACATGCCCGGCGTGATCGGCGTGGAGCAGGCGGCCGCCAGGGTGCGGGCGCCCTCCACCTCGACCAGGCAGACGCGGCACGCGCCCAGGCACTGCACCCCCTCGAGGTAGCACAGCGCGGGGATGCGGGTTCCGGCGGCGCGGGCGGCCTGCAGGATGGACAGGCCCTCCTCCGCCTCGACCGGGGTTCCGTTGATGGTGATGTTCACAGTGGCCACGGATGTCTGACTCATTGTATTCTCCCTCGTGCTCAAACGCGTTTGCCGAATTCACAGCGAAGGCACCGCTTTGCCTGGCGTGTGGCCACCGGCGCGTCCCAGCAGTGCTCGACTTCCTCGAAACTGTTCTTGCGGCGCTCCACCGGGATGGTGGGCATCTTTTCCCTCGCGTACGGCGCGGGGTCCGCCTCGGGGTCGAATTCCACGGCGACGGGCTTGTCCGCCCGCCAGAACGCGTGGTTCTCCCCGGTCAGGTACAGGTCAATGCCGACCGCCGCGCGCTCGCCCGCGGCCACGGCGCCCACGACCGAGTCCGGACCGGTGACGGCGTCGCCGCCGGAGAAGAGCCACTCGACCGAAGTCTGGCCGTTGACGGGGTTGGCCTCGACGAAGTCGCGCCACTTGCGCGCCACGTCCACGCCGCCCATCAACTGGTCAAGGTCCAGGGTCTGGCCGATGGCCGTGATCACCTGGTCCGCCGGCAGGATGAACGAGTCGCCCGCCGCCTCGGGACGGCGCCGCCCGCTGCGGTCGAAGCCGGCCAGGGACATGGTGCGGCAGCGGACACCGCACACCTTGCCGCTGTCCGCGAGCACCTCCTCGGGCAGGGTGAGCATGAGCAGCTCGACACCCTCGTGCGTCGCCTCCTCGATCTCCTCCTCGTAGGCCGGCATGTCCTCGCGGGACCTGCGGTATACGATGGTGACCTTCTCCGCGCCCAGACGCAGCGCCGTGCGCGCCGCGTCCACCGCCGAGTTGCCGCCGCCCACCACGATGACGTTCTTCCCGACGGGCACGGACCCGCGCAGGTTGTAGACCCGGTTGAACTCCATGGCGTCCACGACGCCGTCGCTGTCCTCGCCGGGGATGTTCATTTTCGTGCCCAGGGGCGCGCCGACACCGAGGAAGACGGCCTCATAGCCCTGGCCCCGCAGGTCCCCGAGGGTGAAGTCGCGGCCCAGCCGTTTGCCCGTCTGGATGTCCACGCCCATGTTCTCGATCATGCGCACCTCGCGGGCGAGCACCTC encodes:
- a CDS encoding tetratricopeptide repeat protein → MGRNQWAWAAGAAVVVMAAAAYVNTLDGEWVWDDISSVLLHRHVQDPAKLGQLFREDQHAFGRGQGNFYRPLVAASFMLDYALSGGPSPAEIEASGRAYPELSPLVFHLTNLLWHAAAAMLLFMLLARLAAPPAAAAAAAMLFAVHPLHTEAVAYISGRADMMSAALMFAALNLSLPGGAGARRVVSLAAGLLCFAAALCSKESSLIYPVLLAVALGAAWAGRDRTETDGQSGVVGAALRHFLPLAGAVLVLCGYVALRATVLRFAPTGGGAAAPLGQRLVETCQSFALYMRMLFWPAGLHMERTLAGVPRWTAAVGALLLLALAAGVLLAARARRWRVAGGIVWFIAAWLPISGVFPINAPLAEHWMYVPMAGFWWALMELLAETRAGKPGMAAPLAAACAGLIVFLPMTVARNADWHDNERLFRATLDMNPASVRVHYNLAVTYGDILHNPAGARRHYEAVLRLQGQDRPGAAPAATVYVDEAELRLSLGRALEESGDYQAAAEHYRRVLGRKSGAADEVGLAALGLGRCLLAQGDWSGAVGVLEQLASRDPAALPEVERLLGPAPFSEDF
- a CDS encoding RbsD or FucU transport, whose amino-acid sequence is MLKQRLTHPDILEALAAAGHGSKVLIADGNYPASTMLGENAALVYLNLAPGMPAVTDVLKVLLSAIPVEDAAVMEPADGPEPAIFNEFRRLLPDTPLTHHDRFTFYEEASGPDTCLQIVTGEQRIYANILLTIGVVMP
- a CDS encoding iron hydrogenase small subunit — translated: MSQTSVATVNITINGTPVEAEEGLSILQAARAAGTRIPALCYLEGVQCLGACRVCLVEVEGARTLAAACSTPITPGMSIRTNSRRVREARRTVVELLLSEHAGDCTTCDRNSDCELQALARELGIRENRYEGERTNPGMDRSTPALVRDNGKCIKCRRCVSVCGDIQGVGALFPQGRGFDSVIGPAFARELSTVPCVQCGQCAAVCPVGAITENSHIQKIWDAIDDPDTHVVVQTAPAIRAALGECFGHEPGTLVTGKMTAALRRLGFDGVFDTNFTADLTILEEGTELLVRLKKALVDGEDVPLPMFTSCSPGWIKFAEYYHPDILPNLSTCKSPQQMFGALAKTYYAKKLGKKPEQIFCASVMPCTAKKFECQRPEMFDSGVQDVDAVLTTRELGRMIEAAGIDFNALPDEEMDAPMGMSSGAADIFANTGGVMEAALRTAYEIVTGRPLPLENLHVAPIMGLEGIKHVSLTITDPVEDWKFLDGVTVNVAVAHGLGNADKLIKSMKAGECSYHFIEVMTCPGGCIGGGGQPRFCTDDVRRARISAIYQEDEGKPMRKSHDNPAVKQLYEEFLGAPLGKMSHHLLHTKYTPRTKV